Below is a genomic region from Mercenaria mercenaria strain notata unplaced genomic scaffold, MADL_Memer_1 contig_586, whole genome shotgun sequence.
gtaatcaaagaaattatatatttctcataggcatcaatgttaacttcaataccgattatctccccaaaaaaatgataaaatttgaaaaatctctcggtgaaatgtttttaattttgaatgtctttaaagtgacgaaatttcatttaaatattaccatccagttacaagatatgagatatggctattacaccatgtttaTTATCCTTCACTTCTGAGAGGAGGTGCGCGTTTCGGCTGGATGATTTTTCTGTGTGGCTTATTTAACAGTATACTGTAGTACCATCACTAGCTGAAATTTAGCGAACTCTTAAATATCTTCTATTTATTAAaagtttgttgggtttaacgtcgcaccgacacaattataggccatatccTTAGTAGGGTCATAGGCATTCGGCGCATTTGTTTAGTCAATAATGAGGATATAGAatctatgttacaaaaaaaaatcatttacagacAGCCCAGGACCCAAAAATAAGTCCAGCACCCATTTACTATCAGTTTGTGTCCTGGACTGtctataaatgttgtttttttttctataatatagaAAAATCTATATCATCATTGTTGACCAAACAAATGCGCCGAATGCCTATGGTAGGTCCGGGACATTTTAGGCATGCGTATGTGTTTTTGCAACACATATAATGACGTCagatgaccttcagcttttcccagaagtaaagaaaatgaaagtacacaggctaaacttgaaaacgaaagtcgcatttgagTCATTCTATATTTTCGTCACATTTTTGGGCtggtaacttttgaaaattaaccATCATCATttgtgacgtcgtctttgaaaaccggtccagatgcggcatgacgtatTATCACAGGTGTATTGGTAATCATGCGTTTTAATTCGTTCAAACATTCATCTTCTTGTTGTCCCCAGTAGAAAATAACATCTTTTTTCAGAATTCTACGAAGAATTTCAGTTTTCTCCGATAACATTGGAAGAAATTTACTTAGGTATTGAATAAATCCAATGAAAGTTTTcacttgttgtttgttttgaggaGGTTTCATGTCTAGCACAGCTCTTATTTTCTCAGGGTCCGGTTTTAATCCATCACTTGTCAAAGTATGTCCAACATATGACACATAGCTTTTCCTTATGTCACATTTGTCCTTGCTAAGCTTAAGATTATTATCTTCTAATCTTTGCAAAACTTCTTTTAGTCTTTGATCATGTTCTTCTGTATTTGTGCCTGTGACTAATATGTCATCCATAATGACTTCAACGCCATCTATATCATCCAGAATTTCAGAAATCACGTTTTGAAATACCTCACTGGCTGATTTTATTCCGAATGGCATTCTCAAAAATCGAAATTTTCCAAAGCACGAGTTGAAGGTGCATAATTTCGAACTTTCTTCATCTAGCTCAACTTGCCAAAATGAAGATACACAGTCAAGCTTCGAGAATACTTTGGCATTTGGAATTCTTGTGACTACATCTTCTATTGTTTTCAATGGATAGTGTGGCCTTTTGATACATTTGTTCAAATCGGATGGATCCAAGCAGATCGTAAGAGAACCGTTCGGTTTCACTACAGTTACCATATTATTTACCCAGTCCGTATGCTCATTTTCTTTTACAATTATTCCTTCTTCAAGCATTCTGTCGAGTTCGTCCTTGACTCTCGAACGCAGTTTTACAACAGGTTTTGcatctttttctatttcaatatgaTGCTTTTTCGGAAGGCATCCTATacctttgaataaatttggaaatttatcttcaacaaattcatttcttgtactgacattttgttttgtttcgtccT
It encodes:
- the LOC123552774 gene encoding uncharacterized protein LOC123552774, which encodes MDEYKVKTPSINWDSRDLKTEFKKFKTHCNFMFGGPLNSKSEEQKVNYLMLWVGEKGRDIYSTWTLNLKLLIRDCGYPEDRYDETVRDHIVFGVKSHKIRESLIRKGSDLKLQDCLDIARTHEISQTQVKEMESEDKSLHGIKRKPPVSKKKTFQPKQSGAKYFQPRICLKCGYQHTTATCPANGKTCRKCKKPGHFEKMCKSKSQRKSRYGKVHMMDDFSENDSDTSGEFEYMGISTSDKSVNSVTHDMTVQVRVNGICIPMQLDTGAKCNVMSVKILKKLGIKGNIKNTRVNLKSYSGHTMKPIGIGCLPKKHHIEIEKDAKPVVKLRSRVKDELDRMLEEGIIVKENEHTDWVNNMVTVVKPNGSLTICLDPSDLNKCIKRPHYPLKTIEDVVTRIPNAKVFSKLDCVSSFWQVELDEESSKLCTFNSCFGKFRFLRMPFGIKSASEVFQNVISEILDDIDGVEVIMDDILVTGTNTEEHDQRLKEVLQRLEDNNLKLSKDKCDIRKSYVSYVGHTLTSDGLKPDPEKIRAVLDMKPPQNKQQVKTFIGFIQYLSKFLPMLSEKTEILRRILKKDVIFYWGQQEDECLNELKRMITNTPVIIRHAASGPVFKDDVTNDDG